From a region of the Solanum stenotomum isolate F172 chromosome 2, ASM1918654v1, whole genome shotgun sequence genome:
- the LOC125855196 gene encoding uncharacterized protein LOC125855196, with product MRKLCPNLDKEDGLDTVLEVPLPEEMFSKTGGSSAAIRWKNMLNLMRADKLPDRSKTVASGNNDQFMFLLKIVGSALIPFQVQLDHAISLPVRDGCIKASSAKYIVQQYLAASGGQAALNSINSMYAVGQLQMAMSDIQQSGNQMNSKRTCEDGGFVLWQKNPDLWFLEFVVSDCKVSAGSNGTVAWSHSSTNSNASKGPPRPLRRFFQGLDPRSTANLFLNAICIGEKKIKDEGCFILKLETSKDMLKAQSTANTEVVHHTIWGYFSQRLGVLIQFEDTKLVRLKSVKDNNDSIFWETSMESTLKDYRYIEGINIAHSGRTAATIYRYGKNIDYRAKVEETWKIEEIDFNISGLSMDCFLPPADVNKENEQEWDSRASLAENRTVC from the exons ATGAGAAAATTGTGCCCTAATTTGGACAAAGAAGATGGATTGGATACAGTTTTGGAGGTTCCTCTTCCAGAAGAAATGTTTAGCAAAACCGGTGGCAGCAGTGCAGCAATCAGGTGGAAGAATATGCTAAATTTAATGCGTGCTGATAAATTGCCTGATCGATCGAAGACGGTTGCCTCTGGAAATAATGATCAATTTATGTTCTTGTTGAAAATTGTTGGATCTGCTCTTATACCTTTTCAGGTTCAATTGGATCATGCTATTAGCTTGCCTGTTAGAGATGGTTGCATT AAAGCTTCTTCTGCAAAATACATAGTACAACAATATCTAGCAGCTAGCGGAGGGCAGGCTGCATTAAATTCAATCAATAGCATGTACGCGGTGGGGCAATTGCAGATGGCAATGTCAGACATACAGCAAAGTGGTAACCAGATGAACTCCAAACGGACATGTGAGGACGGAGGATTTGTTCTTTGGCAAAAGAATCCTGATCTGTGGTTCCTAGAATTTGTCGTATCCGATTGCAAGGTCAGTGCTGGTAGTAATGGTACAGTAGCTTGGAGTCACTCTTCCACCAATTCTAATGCTTCAAAAGGTCCTCCAAGACCACTCAGGAGGTTCTTTCAG GGACTAGACCCCAGATCAACAGCCAATTTATTTCTGAATGCTATTTGTATTggagaaaagaaaatcaaggaTGAAGGATGCTTTATACTAAAACTTGAGACTAGCAAAGACATGTTGAAGGCACAAAGCACAGCCAACACAGAAGTTGTTCATCACACCATATGGGGCTACTTCAGCCAACGCTTGGGAGTTCTCATCCAATTTGAGGACACAAAACTAGTAAGATTGAAGTCAGTGAAAGACAACAATGACAGTATTTTTTGGGAAACAAGCATGGAATCAACGCTTAAAGATTATAGGTACATCGAAGGTATCAACATAGCACACAGTGGAAGAACTGCAGCAACAATTTATAGATATGGAAAGAACATAGACTATAGAGCAAAAGTTGAGGAAACATGGAAGATTGAAGAGATTGATTTTAACATTAGTGGTTTGTCAATGGACTGTTTTTTGCCTCCTGCTGATGTAAACAAGGAAAATGAACAAGAATGGGATTCTAGAGCCTCTTTAGCTGAAAATAGAACTGTATGCTAA
- the LOC125856625 gene encoding transcription repressor OFP7-like: MTRRFKLKLSMPSFRFCRSKKASFLPKSPMPLSQYKFPPTNILDNSPVPVPPSTPHHPYILRKAHNLASKTYNSPSSEYSDHDNNNMRRGESRKSRLNMSFSSVDSGWFSFSSECCDEKPNDETESFISSPSFESSFDVDHGHDPLSGIRRKKNNTNTKVRRLRRYLSNSFKDSMMPCMADGKVNESFAIVKRSADPYDDFKKSMKEMILEKEMFEAEDLEQLLLCFLSLNSRHHHAIIVEAFTEIWEELFGKSSKSMDLKLPRFQ; the protein is encoded by the coding sequence ATGACAAGGAGATTTAAACTCAAGCTCTCTATGCCTTCTTTTCGCTTTTGTCGATCCAAAAAAGCTTCTTTTTTGCCTAAAAGTCCAATGCCACTTTCACAATACAAATTCCCCCCTACCAATATTCTTGATAATTCCCCTGTTCCAGTACCTCCCTCAACCCCACATCACCCTTACATACTCAGAAAAGCTCACAACTTGGCAAGTAAAACATACAATTCGCCGAGTTCTGAATATTCTGATcatgacaacaacaacatgagAAGGGGGGAAAGTAGAAAAAGTAGGTTGAATATGAGTTTTTCCTCTGTTGATAGTGGCTGGTTCAGTTTCAGTAGTGAATGTTGTGATGAGAAGCCTAATGATGAAACTGAAAGCTTTATTTCTTCTCCAAGTTTTGAATCATCATTCGATGTGGATCATGGACATGATCCTTTATCCGGGATCagaaggaagaaaaataatactaacaCAAAAGTAAGGAGGCTTAGACGTTACCTTTCAAATAGTTTTAAAGATTCTATGATGCCATGTATGGCTGATGGAAAAGTGAATGAGAGTTTTGCTATAGTGAAAAGATCAGCAGATCCTTACGACGATTTCAAGAAATCAATGAAGGAAATGATATTGGAGAAAGAGATGTTTGAAGCAGAGGATTTAGAGCAACTTTTACTTTGTTTTCTTAGTCTCAATTCAAGACACCATCATGCAATTATTGTGGAAGCTTTCACTGAGATTTGGGAGGAGTTGTTTGGTAAATCTTCAAAGTCTATGGATTTAAAGCTTCCAAGATTTCAATGA
- the LOC125856494 gene encoding uncharacterized protein LOC125856494 isoform X2, whose product MDQRSCNNLHFIQVRRRGLTVEVPNVDSHGKPALMFKKLKDIYDTENIQCESECLQVVDRTLQAVEPEDNIFGGCANHEVNIQSDDKSDDCDFGEITLKQLKNKCKSKKRKLATPSSSMTCLKQPNGCYLPDEDDDLKVPLSHLKSGKFKKVNGKRRCTNRNLFASPKEPVSVKLEEVFEPEISQQLRSVLPEVAEPIADTSESEFSVCQSSDSSNCSSNIQMVSKLEPVTITCSEFPNVVDSEENKPVLFAEEQQLCTLNQISSDNSEHVESNYVFSASEVPAEVNNQEDGCNGENSQKELFAPARSMETVAAANDQSLDILHCADDVCMFGDRDKEVLLSDQNISSVDGPDDNCISSWNFQTCSGSDNCLPSLDKIDDKEQRTDSCFTDAATSLISGNCLGDENQPLKYSSISEEKNMTLSSPPPDVVDQISTPELSPPPERLLSTRKAISPSSQERLCLAMNSIDLIDDLENYKCKEKLTFAGHEDSERSCLADASTSKDSERSPRPNQAKVFIGPKQISRRLKIGKRSSPPKGNLVKRSSPLKGNLEGPRLSRSLPQLSTGCTSIKRCSESAIAFSQRQMHDIESLASKLMNELKSMKDMVEDKLLFEAYRTSSLKNDADEVKNAIKGATKVEETTRKWLSMMTRDCTRFCKIMKLTQNGATDSKNSVHREGRKISFADEAGGMLCHFNYFEDTDPTLESDSVQEDDI is encoded by the exons ATGGATCAAAGAAGTTGCAACAACTTGCACTTTATCCAGGTTAGGAGGAGAGGTTTGACAGTAGAAGTCCCTAATGTAGATTCTCATGGAAAGCCAGCCTTAATGTTCAAGAAGTTAAAAGACATCTATGATACTGAAAATATTCAGTGTGAAAGCGAATGTCTGCAGGTGGTAGACAGAACATTACAAGCAGTAGAACCTGAAGATAACATATTTGGTGGCTGTGCTAATCATGAAGTGAATATTCAGTCAGATGATAAGTCAGATGATTGTGATTTTGGAGAGATAACACTGAAACAACTGAAGAATAAATGCAAATCCAAGAAAAGGAAACTTGCTACTCCAAGTTCTAGTATGACCTGTCTGAAGCAGCCTAACGGATGTTATCTCCCAGACGAAGATGATGATCTAAAAGTACCCCTTAGTCATTTGAAATCGGGGAAATTCAAAAAAGTAAATGGTAAAAGAAGGTGCACCAACAGGAATCTCTTTGCATCTCCAAAAGAGCCTGTATCAGTTAAACTTGAAGAGGTTTTTGAGCCTGAAATTTCTCAGCAGCTCAGAAGTGTTTTGCCTGAAGTGGCAGAACCCATAGCTGACACTTCTGAATCTGAGTTCTCAGTGTGTCAAAGCTCAGATTCCTCCAATTGCTCCTCTAATATCCAGATGGTTAGCAAACTGGAACCCGTTACAATTACATGCAGTGAATTTCCAAATGTTGTTGACTCTGAGGAAAACAAACCAGTTTTGTTTGCTGAAGAACAGCAGCTTTGTACTCTTAACCAGATTTCCAGTGATAACTCGGAACATGTGGAATCTAATTATGTTTTCTCAGCTAGTGAAGTGCCTGCAGAGGTAAATAATCAGGAGGACGGATGTAATGGAGAGAACAGTCAAAAAGAGTTGTTTGCTCCAGCAAGGTCTATGGAAACAGTAGCAGCAGCAAATGATCAGAGTCTAGACAT TCTTCATTGTGCAGATGATGTTTGCATGTTTGGAGATAGAGATAAGGAAGTTTTGCTCTCAGATCAGAATATTAGTTCAGTCGATGGCCCTGATGACAATTGCATCTCATCGTGGAATTTTCAAACTTGCTCAGGCAGTGACAATTGTTTGCCATCCTTGGACAAAATTGATGACAAGGAGCAGCGAACAGATTCTTGCTTTACTGATGCAGCAACTAGTTTGATTTCAGGAAATTGTTTGGGTGATGAAAATCAGCCACTGAAATATTCAAGTAtttctgaagaaaaaaatatgacgTTAAGCAGTCCACCTCCGGATGTTGTTGATCAGATCTCAACACCAGAGCTGTCACCGCCTCCTGAGAGACTTCTTTCTACACGAAAG GCTATTTCTCCATCCTCTCAAGAGCGACTTTGTTTGGCTATGAACTCCATAGACTTAATTGATGACCTGGAGAACTACA AATGTAAAGAAAAACTCACTTTTGCGGGACATGAGGATTCTGAAAGATCATGCCTAGCTGATGCTAGCACAAGTAAAGATTCTGAACGATCTCCACGGCCTAATCAGGCTAAAGTTTTTATAGGCCCCAAGCAGATCTCTAGGAGATTGAAGATTGGAAAACGAAGTTCCCCTCCAAAAGGCAATCTAGTAAAACGAAGTAGTCCTTTGAAGGGCAATCTAGAAGGTCCTCGTCTATCTCGTTCTTTACCTCAGCTTAGCACTGGGTGCACCTCAATTAAACGTTGTTCAGAAAGTGCTATAGCATTTTCACAGCGGCAGATGCATGATATTGAATCTCTAGCATCGAAGCTTATGAATGAATTGAAGTCCATGAAGGATATGGTAGAAGACAAATTACTCTTTGAAGCATATCGAACCAGTTCTTTGAAAAATGATGCTGATGAG GTGAAGAATGCCATAAAAGGTGCTACGAAAGTTGAAGAGACAACACGAAAGTGGTTGTCCATGATGACTAGGGACTGCACCAGATTCTGTAAAATCATG AAATTGACTCAAAATGGTGCGACTGATTCCAAGAACTCAGTCCATAGAGAGGGGAGGAAAATTTCTTTTGCTGATGAAGCTGGTGGTATGCTCTGTCATTTCAACTATTTTGAGGATACCGATCCAACTTTGGAATCTGATAGTGTACAAGAAGACGACATATGA
- the LOC125856494 gene encoding uncharacterized protein LOC125856494 isoform X3 yields MDQRSCNNLHFIQVVDRTLQAVEPEDNIFGGCANHEVNIQSDDKSDDCDFGEITLKQLKNKCKSKKRKLATPSSSMTCLKQPNGCYLPDEDDDLKVPLSHLKSGKFKKVNGKRRCTNRNLFASPKEPVSVKLEEVFEPEISQQLRSVLPEVAEPIADTSESEFSVCQSSDSSNCSSNIQMVSKLEPVTITCSEFPNVVDSEENKPVLFAEEQQLCTLNQISSDNSEHVESNYVFSASEVPAEVNNQEDGCNGENSQKELFAPARSMETVAAANDQSLDILHCADDVCMFGDRDKEVLLSDQNISSVDGPDDNCISSWNFQTCSGSDNCLPSLDKIDDKEQRTDSCFTDAATSLISGNCLGDENQPLKYSSISEEKNMTLSSPPPDVVDQISTPELSPPPERLLSTRKAISPSSQERLCLAMNSIDLIDDLENYKCKEKLTFAGHEDSERSCLADASTSKDSERSPRPNQAKVFIGPKQISRRLKIGKRSSPPKGNLVKRSSPLKGNLEGPRLSRSLPQLSTGCTSIKRCSESAIAFSQRQMHDIESLASKLMNELKSMKDMVEDKLLFEAYRTSSLKNDADEVKNAIKGATKVEETTRKWLSMMTRDCTRFCKIMKLTQNGATDSKNSVHREGRKISFADEAGGMLCHFNYFEDTDPTLESDSVQEDDI; encoded by the exons ATGGATCAAAGAAGTTGCAACAACTTGCACTTTATCCAG GTGGTAGACAGAACATTACAAGCAGTAGAACCTGAAGATAACATATTTGGTGGCTGTGCTAATCATGAAGTGAATATTCAGTCAGATGATAAGTCAGATGATTGTGATTTTGGAGAGATAACACTGAAACAACTGAAGAATAAATGCAAATCCAAGAAAAGGAAACTTGCTACTCCAAGTTCTAGTATGACCTGTCTGAAGCAGCCTAACGGATGTTATCTCCCAGACGAAGATGATGATCTAAAAGTACCCCTTAGTCATTTGAAATCGGGGAAATTCAAAAAAGTAAATGGTAAAAGAAGGTGCACCAACAGGAATCTCTTTGCATCTCCAAAAGAGCCTGTATCAGTTAAACTTGAAGAGGTTTTTGAGCCTGAAATTTCTCAGCAGCTCAGAAGTGTTTTGCCTGAAGTGGCAGAACCCATAGCTGACACTTCTGAATCTGAGTTCTCAGTGTGTCAAAGCTCAGATTCCTCCAATTGCTCCTCTAATATCCAGATGGTTAGCAAACTGGAACCCGTTACAATTACATGCAGTGAATTTCCAAATGTTGTTGACTCTGAGGAAAACAAACCAGTTTTGTTTGCTGAAGAACAGCAGCTTTGTACTCTTAACCAGATTTCCAGTGATAACTCGGAACATGTGGAATCTAATTATGTTTTCTCAGCTAGTGAAGTGCCTGCAGAGGTAAATAATCAGGAGGACGGATGTAATGGAGAGAACAGTCAAAAAGAGTTGTTTGCTCCAGCAAGGTCTATGGAAACAGTAGCAGCAGCAAATGATCAGAGTCTAGACAT TCTTCATTGTGCAGATGATGTTTGCATGTTTGGAGATAGAGATAAGGAAGTTTTGCTCTCAGATCAGAATATTAGTTCAGTCGATGGCCCTGATGACAATTGCATCTCATCGTGGAATTTTCAAACTTGCTCAGGCAGTGACAATTGTTTGCCATCCTTGGACAAAATTGATGACAAGGAGCAGCGAACAGATTCTTGCTTTACTGATGCAGCAACTAGTTTGATTTCAGGAAATTGTTTGGGTGATGAAAATCAGCCACTGAAATATTCAAGTAtttctgaagaaaaaaatatgacgTTAAGCAGTCCACCTCCGGATGTTGTTGATCAGATCTCAACACCAGAGCTGTCACCGCCTCCTGAGAGACTTCTTTCTACACGAAAG GCTATTTCTCCATCCTCTCAAGAGCGACTTTGTTTGGCTATGAACTCCATAGACTTAATTGATGACCTGGAGAACTACA AATGTAAAGAAAAACTCACTTTTGCGGGACATGAGGATTCTGAAAGATCATGCCTAGCTGATGCTAGCACAAGTAAAGATTCTGAACGATCTCCACGGCCTAATCAGGCTAAAGTTTTTATAGGCCCCAAGCAGATCTCTAGGAGATTGAAGATTGGAAAACGAAGTTCCCCTCCAAAAGGCAATCTAGTAAAACGAAGTAGTCCTTTGAAGGGCAATCTAGAAGGTCCTCGTCTATCTCGTTCTTTACCTCAGCTTAGCACTGGGTGCACCTCAATTAAACGTTGTTCAGAAAGTGCTATAGCATTTTCACAGCGGCAGATGCATGATATTGAATCTCTAGCATCGAAGCTTATGAATGAATTGAAGTCCATGAAGGATATGGTAGAAGACAAATTACTCTTTGAAGCATATCGAACCAGTTCTTTGAAAAATGATGCTGATGAG GTGAAGAATGCCATAAAAGGTGCTACGAAAGTTGAAGAGACAACACGAAAGTGGTTGTCCATGATGACTAGGGACTGCACCAGATTCTGTAAAATCATG AAATTGACTCAAAATGGTGCGACTGATTCCAAGAACTCAGTCCATAGAGAGGGGAGGAAAATTTCTTTTGCTGATGAAGCTGGTGGTATGCTCTGTCATTTCAACTATTTTGAGGATACCGATCCAACTTTGGAATCTGATAGTGTACAAGAAGACGACATATGA
- the LOC125856494 gene encoding uncharacterized protein LOC125856494 isoform X1, whose protein sequence is MDQRSCNNLHFIQVRRRGLTVEVPNVDSHGKPALMFKKLKDIYDTENIQCESECLQVVDRTLQAVEPEDNIFGGCANHEVNIQSDDKSDDCDFGEITLKQLKNKCKSKKRKLATPSSSMTCLKQPNGCYLPDEDDDLKVPLSHLKSGKFKKVNGKRRCTNRNLFASPKEPVSVKLEEVFEPEISQQLRSVLPEVAEPIADTSESEFSVCQSSDSSNCSSNIQMVSKLEPVTITCSEFPNVVDSEENKPVLFAEEQQLCTLNQISSDNSEHVESNYVFSASEVPAEVNNQEDGCNGENSQKELFAPARSMETVAAANDQSLDMYDCLINCSDCLMNCSDTVEISDQKPNIVVFHVPAATVPSSTITASLHCADDVCMFGDRDKEVLLSDQNISSVDGPDDNCISSWNFQTCSGSDNCLPSLDKIDDKEQRTDSCFTDAATSLISGNCLGDENQPLKYSSISEEKNMTLSSPPPDVVDQISTPELSPPPERLLSTRKAISPSSQERLCLAMNSIDLIDDLENYKCKEKLTFAGHEDSERSCLADASTSKDSERSPRPNQAKVFIGPKQISRRLKIGKRSSPPKGNLVKRSSPLKGNLEGPRLSRSLPQLSTGCTSIKRCSESAIAFSQRQMHDIESLASKLMNELKSMKDMVEDKLLFEAYRTSSLKNDADEVKNAIKGATKVEETTRKWLSMMTRDCTRFCKIMKLTQNGATDSKNSVHREGRKISFADEAGGMLCHFNYFEDTDPTLESDSVQEDDI, encoded by the exons ATGGATCAAAGAAGTTGCAACAACTTGCACTTTATCCAGGTTAGGAGGAGAGGTTTGACAGTAGAAGTCCCTAATGTAGATTCTCATGGAAAGCCAGCCTTAATGTTCAAGAAGTTAAAAGACATCTATGATACTGAAAATATTCAGTGTGAAAGCGAATGTCTGCAGGTGGTAGACAGAACATTACAAGCAGTAGAACCTGAAGATAACATATTTGGTGGCTGTGCTAATCATGAAGTGAATATTCAGTCAGATGATAAGTCAGATGATTGTGATTTTGGAGAGATAACACTGAAACAACTGAAGAATAAATGCAAATCCAAGAAAAGGAAACTTGCTACTCCAAGTTCTAGTATGACCTGTCTGAAGCAGCCTAACGGATGTTATCTCCCAGACGAAGATGATGATCTAAAAGTACCCCTTAGTCATTTGAAATCGGGGAAATTCAAAAAAGTAAATGGTAAAAGAAGGTGCACCAACAGGAATCTCTTTGCATCTCCAAAAGAGCCTGTATCAGTTAAACTTGAAGAGGTTTTTGAGCCTGAAATTTCTCAGCAGCTCAGAAGTGTTTTGCCTGAAGTGGCAGAACCCATAGCTGACACTTCTGAATCTGAGTTCTCAGTGTGTCAAAGCTCAGATTCCTCCAATTGCTCCTCTAATATCCAGATGGTTAGCAAACTGGAACCCGTTACAATTACATGCAGTGAATTTCCAAATGTTGTTGACTCTGAGGAAAACAAACCAGTTTTGTTTGCTGAAGAACAGCAGCTTTGTACTCTTAACCAGATTTCCAGTGATAACTCGGAACATGTGGAATCTAATTATGTTTTCTCAGCTAGTGAAGTGCCTGCAGAGGTAAATAATCAGGAGGACGGATGTAATGGAGAGAACAGTCAAAAAGAGTTGTTTGCTCCAGCAAGGTCTATGGAAACAGTAGCAGCAGCAAATGATCAGAGTCTAGACATGTATGACTGCCTGATTAATTGTTCTGACTGCCTGATGAATTGTTCTGATACAGTCGAGATTTCTGATCAGAAACCCAATATTGTTGTGTTTCATGTTCCTGCCGCAACGGTACCTAGCAGCACTATCACTGCCAGTCTTCATTGTGCAGATGATGTTTGCATGTTTGGAGATAGAGATAAGGAAGTTTTGCTCTCAGATCAGAATATTAGTTCAGTCGATGGCCCTGATGACAATTGCATCTCATCGTGGAATTTTCAAACTTGCTCAGGCAGTGACAATTGTTTGCCATCCTTGGACAAAATTGATGACAAGGAGCAGCGAACAGATTCTTGCTTTACTGATGCAGCAACTAGTTTGATTTCAGGAAATTGTTTGGGTGATGAAAATCAGCCACTGAAATATTCAAGTAtttctgaagaaaaaaatatgacgTTAAGCAGTCCACCTCCGGATGTTGTTGATCAGATCTCAACACCAGAGCTGTCACCGCCTCCTGAGAGACTTCTTTCTACACGAAAG GCTATTTCTCCATCCTCTCAAGAGCGACTTTGTTTGGCTATGAACTCCATAGACTTAATTGATGACCTGGAGAACTACA AATGTAAAGAAAAACTCACTTTTGCGGGACATGAGGATTCTGAAAGATCATGCCTAGCTGATGCTAGCACAAGTAAAGATTCTGAACGATCTCCACGGCCTAATCAGGCTAAAGTTTTTATAGGCCCCAAGCAGATCTCTAGGAGATTGAAGATTGGAAAACGAAGTTCCCCTCCAAAAGGCAATCTAGTAAAACGAAGTAGTCCTTTGAAGGGCAATCTAGAAGGTCCTCGTCTATCTCGTTCTTTACCTCAGCTTAGCACTGGGTGCACCTCAATTAAACGTTGTTCAGAAAGTGCTATAGCATTTTCACAGCGGCAGATGCATGATATTGAATCTCTAGCATCGAAGCTTATGAATGAATTGAAGTCCATGAAGGATATGGTAGAAGACAAATTACTCTTTGAAGCATATCGAACCAGTTCTTTGAAAAATGATGCTGATGAG GTGAAGAATGCCATAAAAGGTGCTACGAAAGTTGAAGAGACAACACGAAAGTGGTTGTCCATGATGACTAGGGACTGCACCAGATTCTGTAAAATCATG AAATTGACTCAAAATGGTGCGACTGATTCCAAGAACTCAGTCCATAGAGAGGGGAGGAAAATTTCTTTTGCTGATGAAGCTGGTGGTATGCTCTGTCATTTCAACTATTTTGAGGATACCGATCCAACTTTGGAATCTGATAGTGTACAAGAAGACGACATATGA